From a region of the Methylomonas rapida genome:
- a CDS encoding sensor domain-containing diguanylate cyclase — translation MEQDITTELCVLQSHLDGMLDRVHHNSLTLKRLQAFEMRLLGLTALTEMIEFILGETKDLFDLDLVSLCLFDPKDEIVAHLASDHYPHQSRAGLLIVKDEDLFKNYFHFSDRPLLGMFNAEKYARFFDVESQCPSSVILAPLVRRGKYLGSLNLGSYCSNRFIRNMATDFIDHLASVLSVCLENTLNFETLRRTSLIDPLTGVNNRRFLEQRIEEEIDRSLRTRQSLSCLFLDIDYFKRINDTFGHQAGDHVLALVACTIKKHLRSNDVLSRYGGEEFVALLSESDNIRATEIAERIRKAIALLPFDHQEAKIAVTLSIGAATFQPTAAKSPTSEVAQRLIQAADTALYQAKFNGRNRVEEGGVIVGAADGGNAAV, via the coding sequence TTGGAACAAGATATCACCACCGAATTATGCGTTTTGCAAAGCCATTTGGATGGCATGCTGGATCGCGTTCACCATAACAGTTTAACCTTGAAGCGCCTGCAAGCGTTTGAAATGCGGCTCTTGGGCCTGACTGCGCTGACAGAAATGATCGAATTCATTCTTGGCGAAACCAAGGATTTATTTGATTTGGATCTCGTCAGCCTGTGTCTGTTCGATCCCAAGGACGAAATCGTCGCACATCTCGCCAGCGATCATTATCCCCACCAAAGCCGTGCCGGCTTGTTGATCGTCAAGGACGAGGATTTATTCAAAAATTATTTTCATTTCAGCGACAGGCCCTTGCTGGGGATGTTTAACGCCGAAAAGTACGCGCGGTTTTTCGATGTCGAGTCGCAATGCCCTTCTTCGGTGATTCTGGCGCCGTTAGTGCGCCGAGGTAAATATCTGGGATCGCTGAATTTGGGCAGTTACTGCTCCAATCGCTTCATACGCAATATGGCCACCGACTTCATCGATCATTTGGCCTCGGTACTGAGCGTGTGCCTGGAAAATACATTGAATTTCGAGACGCTACGCCGCACCAGTTTGATCGATCCATTGACCGGTGTAAATAATCGTCGTTTTCTGGAACAGCGTATCGAAGAGGAAATCGATCGCAGTCTGCGGACCCGCCAATCCCTGTCCTGCCTGTTTTTGGATATTGATTATTTCAAGCGTATCAATGACACTTTTGGGCACCAAGCCGGCGATCATGTGTTGGCGCTGGTAGCTTGCACGATTAAAAAACATTTGCGTAGCAACGATGTGTTATCACGTTATGGCGGCGAGGAGTTTGTTGCCTTGCTATCAGAAAGTGACAACATTCGAGCCACGGAAATCGCCGAACGAATCAGAAAAGCGATTGCCTTGCTGCCCTTTGATCATCAGGAAGCGAAGATTGCCGTGACGCTATCCATTGGAGCCGCGACATTTCAGCCGACTGCCGCGAAATCGCCGACCTCGGAAGTCGCCCAGCGTTTAATTCAAGCGGCCGACACGGCCTTGTATCAAGCCAAATTCAATGGTCGCAACCGGGTGGAAGAGGGCGGAGTCATTGTAGGCGCAGCCGATGGTGGTAATGCTGCAGTCTAA
- a CDS encoding isocitrate/isopropylmalate dehydrogenase family protein, giving the protein MHNVTLIKGDGIGPSIMDAAVAVINASGAKINWQEADAGMSAYKKTGTPLPDATMESIDQTRVAFKGPLTTMVGEGFRSINVELRKKYDLYANVRPAKSWPGVKTRYDDVDIVVVRENTQGLYVGLEHYLTPARDIAESLAVVTKDSSERIVEYAFKYALDNDRKKVTVCHKANILKYTQGLFLNTAREVAKKYPQIEFDEKIIDAACMHMVMKPEQFDVVVTTNMFGDILSDLTAGLVGGLGLIPGANIGTDAALFEAVHGSAPDIAGKNIANPTAVMMAGVMMLNHLGEHEAAHRMQNAIEKVVNEGKYVTPDLNPNSTCGTKEMGQAIVDAMS; this is encoded by the coding sequence ATGCACAACGTCACGTTGATTAAAGGTGATGGAATTGGTCCTTCGATTATGGATGCCGCGGTGGCCGTGATAAACGCCTCCGGCGCCAAAATCAACTGGCAGGAAGCCGATGCCGGCATGTCGGCCTATAAAAAAACAGGAACCCCACTGCCGGATGCGACGATGGAATCCATAGATCAAACCCGGGTGGCTTTCAAAGGCCCGCTGACCACGATGGTCGGTGAGGGTTTTCGTAGCATCAACGTTGAATTGCGCAAGAAATACGATCTCTATGCCAATGTGCGCCCGGCCAAGAGTTGGCCGGGCGTCAAAACCCGTTACGACGATGTCGATATCGTCGTCGTGCGCGAAAATACCCAGGGTCTTTACGTGGGCTTGGAACATTATCTGACGCCAGCCAGAGATATTGCCGAGAGTTTGGCGGTGGTCACCAAGGACAGCTCGGAGCGCATCGTCGAATATGCCTTCAAGTATGCATTGGATAATGACCGCAAAAAAGTCACGGTCTGCCATAAAGCCAATATTCTGAAATATACCCAAGGCTTGTTCCTGAATACCGCCCGCGAAGTGGCGAAAAAGTACCCGCAGATCGAATTCGACGAGAAAATCATCGATGCGGCCTGCATGCACATGGTCATGAAGCCCGAGCAGTTCGACGTGGTGGTGACGACCAATATGTTCGGTGATATTTTGTCGGATCTGACCGCCGGCCTGGTGGGTGGTTTGGGCCTGATTCCCGGCGCCAATATCGGTACCGATGCGGCCTTGTTCGAAGCCGTGCATGGCAGTGCGCCCGACATCGCCGGCAAGAACATCGCCAACCCTACCGCCGTGATGATGGCCGGCGTGATGATGCTGAACCATTTGGGCGAACACGAAGCCGCGCATAGAATGCAAAATGCCATCGAAAAAGTCGTCAACGAAGGCAAATACGTGACACCGGATTTGAACCCCAATAGCACCTGCGGCACCAAAGAAATGGGTCAGGCCATCGTCGATGCGATGAGTTGA
- a CDS encoding Uma2 family endonuclease, with the protein MSAQPKFDKPWKSIEDYLAGELDSDLKHEYIDGQIYAMTGGSINHERIALNMATELRNHLRGKPCEAFGSNVKIKTDRHVFYPDAMVVCNQNYPSEYYTDSPVLVVEVLSKSTRRLDETVKRRVYQSIPTLLEYVLLEQDIVDVEICRRSEGWVSNHYFLGDEVHFQSVGLTLSVADIYARVDNDDVRTFIAVQQAAKDTQQA; encoded by the coding sequence ATGAGCGCACAGCCAAAATTCGACAAGCCTTGGAAATCCATTGAGGATTATCTGGCGGGTGAGCTCGACAGCGATTTAAAGCATGAGTACATCGACGGTCAGATTTATGCGATGACCGGAGGCAGTATCAATCATGAGCGGATCGCTCTGAATATGGCCACCGAGCTGCGCAATCACTTGCGCGGCAAGCCGTGCGAAGCCTTCGGCTCCAACGTCAAGATCAAAACCGACCGACACGTGTTTTATCCCGATGCGATGGTGGTTTGTAATCAGAACTATCCCAGCGAATACTACACCGATTCGCCGGTATTGGTCGTCGAAGTGCTGTCAAAATCCACCCGCCGCCTCGACGAAACCGTCAAACGCCGCGTGTATCAGAGCATCCCCACCTTGCTCGAATACGTGCTGCTCGAACAGGACATCGTCGATGTCGAAATCTGCCGGCGCAGCGAGGGCTGGGTTTCCAATCACTACTTTCTCGGCGACGAGGTGCATTTCCAGTCGGTCGGATTGACATTGAGCGTGGCCGATATTTACGCCAGAGTCGATAACGACGACGTCAGGACTTTCATCGCCGTACAGCAGGCCGCCAAAGATACGCAACAAGCCTAA
- a CDS encoding ABC transporter permease, producing the protein MNLNPEFQRQLYLEVSHARLIGVPLVLGVIFTLCYFLDGYRLGTSTANTALTLYMLITLLWGARQTIDSIVEEYRERTWDTQRLSALGPWDMSWGKLFGSTVMVWYAGALCLLVYALATDNPSNLPLLLFYGICSALLVQAGGLLLGLLAAQRGQSKSGSIFIIAVIGFLSIAPWLSKTASVTSYAFSLKTLSWYDWTVNSESFQQCSLLLALFWCAVGIYRLMAQELGMRTLPWVWLAFSVFLIVYLGGLLPSSTYSFSLIAFAVCAGLTYLGLMVERNDAMRIKRLLTYFAERNWRRVGEETPIWWLSYALALPAALVLSLSESPWRDFGAAFHFYPLAIVLILLRDCAIYLYFFYGNNPQRALSLTLLAGILLYGVIPGLFNAIGQNGLAALFFPLWADSAGTGVSCALIQVGLILNLLYRRWTVSTRNTNSTR; encoded by the coding sequence ATGAATCTGAATCCGGAATTTCAACGCCAACTGTATCTGGAAGTTTCCCACGCCCGCCTGATCGGCGTGCCCTTGGTGCTGGGCGTCATTTTTACCTTGTGTTATTTCCTCGACGGCTACCGCCTGGGTACCAGCACGGCAAACACCGCCCTGACCCTGTACATGCTTATCACGCTGCTATGGGGGGCCAGGCAAACCATTGACAGCATCGTCGAAGAATACCGGGAACGTACCTGGGATACGCAACGCCTTTCCGCATTGGGCCCCTGGGATATGAGTTGGGGCAAACTGTTCGGCAGCACCGTCATGGTCTGGTACGCCGGCGCCCTCTGTTTGCTGGTTTACGCGCTGGCAACCGATAATCCATCAAATTTACCGCTGTTACTGTTTTACGGAATTTGCTCGGCCCTATTGGTGCAAGCCGGCGGCCTGTTGCTGGGTTTGTTGGCGGCCCAACGCGGACAAAGCAAAAGCGGTTCGATCTTCATCATTGCCGTGATCGGTTTTTTGTCGATAGCCCCCTGGCTGAGCAAAACGGCCTCGGTAACGTCATATGCATTTTCATTGAAAACGTTGTCCTGGTACGACTGGACGGTGAACAGCGAGAGTTTTCAGCAGTGCAGCCTGTTACTGGCCCTGTTCTGGTGCGCAGTCGGCATTTACCGGCTGATGGCGCAGGAACTGGGCATGCGCACCCTGCCCTGGGTCTGGTTGGCTTTTAGCGTGTTTCTGATCGTGTATCTGGGCGGTTTGCTGCCCAGCTCGACCTACTCGTTTTCGTTGATCGCCTTTGCGGTCTGTGCCGGCTTGACTTATCTGGGTCTGATGGTGGAACGCAACGACGCGATGCGCATCAAGCGCTTGCTGACTTATTTTGCCGAGCGCAATTGGCGCAGGGTCGGCGAAGAAACCCCGATCTGGTGGCTCAGCTATGCTTTGGCGTTGCCGGCCGCTTTGGTATTGAGTCTGTCTGAAAGCCCTTGGCGCGACTTTGGCGCAGCCTTCCATTTTTATCCATTGGCCATCGTCCTGATTTTGCTACGCGATTGCGCTATTTATCTGTATTTTTTTTACGGTAACAACCCGCAGCGCGCCCTGAGCCTGACCTTATTGGCCGGCATCTTGCTGTACGGCGTCATTCCCGGCCTGTTCAACGCCATTGGCCAAAACGGCTTGGCGGCATTGTTTTTTCCGCTGTGGGCCGATTCAGCCGGAACAGGCGTGTCCTGCGCGCTGATTCAGGTCGGCCTGATCTTGAACTTGCTTTACAGACGCTGGACAGTCAGTACCCGCAACACTAATTCGACCCGATGA
- a CDS encoding ABC transporter ATP-binding protein — protein MISVENLVFEYPGLRALDEVSFAIEQGSITALVGPNGAGKTTLLRCMAALEQPVSGNINIAGIDVLEQPRDCHRLIGYLSDFFGLYQRLTVRQCLHFVARAQGIPEHDCAAAIADVSRRLQIEDRLAMRPGELSRGLRQRVAIAQAIIHKPRLVLLDEPASGLDPEARHELAELFLDLQRQGMTLLVSSHILAELEAYCTDMLVLRQGRIVEQVAIKTSLQRKPFKLLLAEPVTRLGELLQRVNDLSVLKIENDCSALVQVPDNPRQQHAILKALLARELPVCEFAPAASHLQDTYLQTIRQSS, from the coding sequence ATGATCTCTGTCGAAAATCTGGTTTTTGAATACCCCGGCCTGCGTGCGTTGGACGAGGTGTCTTTTGCGATCGAGCAAGGCAGCATCACCGCCTTGGTCGGTCCGAATGGCGCCGGCAAGACCACCTTGTTACGCTGCATGGCGGCCTTGGAGCAACCGGTCAGCGGCAACATAAACATCGCAGGCATCGACGTATTGGAACAGCCGCGTGATTGTCATCGCCTCATCGGCTACTTGTCCGATTTTTTTGGCCTCTATCAGCGTTTGACGGTACGGCAATGCCTGCATTTCGTCGCCCGGGCGCAAGGGATACCCGAGCACGATTGCGCGGCCGCCATCGCCGATGTCAGCCGCAGATTGCAGATCGAAGATAGATTGGCGATGCGCCCCGGAGAACTATCACGCGGTTTGCGGCAACGCGTCGCGATTGCCCAAGCCATCATCCATAAGCCACGCCTGGTATTGCTGGATGAGCCGGCTTCCGGCCTGGACCCGGAGGCGCGTCATGAATTGGCTGAATTGTTTTTGGATTTGCAACGTCAGGGCATGACATTATTGGTTTCGTCACATATCCTGGCCGAACTGGAAGCCTATTGCACCGATATGCTGGTGCTGCGTCAGGGCCGCATCGTCGAACAAGTGGCGATCAAAACCAGCCTACAACGAAAACCTTTCAAGTTGTTGCTGGCCGAGCCCGTAACCAGACTGGGCGAGTTGTTGCAACGGGTGAACGATCTCAGCGTGCTGAAAATTGAAAACGATTGTTCGGCCTTGGTGCAAGTTCCGGATAACCCCAGGCAGCAACATGCGATTTTAAAAGCCTTGCTGGCCCGCGAACTGCCGGTTTGCGAATTCGCGCCAGCCGCCAGTCATCTGCAAGATACTTATCTGCAAACCATCAGGCAATCGTCATGA
- a CDS encoding KTSC domain-containing protein, with amino-acid sequence MKMHPVKSSTIDIVGYDEQTHKMRIAFRDHQAKEFCHVPEQTFEAFINARSKNRFYKRHIQDAYPC; translated from the coding sequence ATGAAAATGCACCCGGTTAAATCCAGTACTATCGATATTGTCGGCTACGACGAACAAACCCATAAAATGCGCATAGCCTTCAGGGATCATCAGGCCAAGGAATTTTGTCATGTGCCCGAGCAAACCTTTGAGGCGTTTATCAATGCCCGATCGAAAAACCGTTTTTATAAGCGCCACATTCAGGATGCTTACCCTTGTTAG
- the acnB gene encoding bifunctional aconitate hydratase 2/2-methylisocitrate dehydratase has protein sequence MLEQYRKHVAERAAEGIVPKPLDAEQVAALVELLKNPPAGEEQFLLDLLENRIPAGVDEAAYVKAAFLAAVAKGESVSPIVSAEKATELLGTMLGGYNIAPLIELLDSPTLGATAAKALSHILLVFDAFHDVQEKADAGNDYAKQVLQSWAEAEWFTSRPQVPEKLTVTVFKVSGETNTDDLSPAPDAWSRPDIPLHAKAMLKMPREGITNAEQQITELKTKGFPVAYVGDVVGTGSSRKSATNSVLWFMGEDIPYIPNKRAGGVCIGGKIAPIFFNTMEDSGALPIECDVTDMHMGDVIDIYPYQGVVRRHDSDEVVCEFALKTDVILDEVRAGGRIPLIIGRGLTERARKALGLSSSTVFKKLAEVNDTGHRDGSDHPSAFPPSLGVKGYTLAQKIVGKACGLPGVRPGSYCEPKMTTVGSQDTTGPMTRDELKDLACLGFSADLVLQSFCHTAAYPKPVDVQMQHTLPDFIMTRGGVSLRPGDGVIHSWLNRMLLPDTVGTGGDSHTRFPIGISFPAGSGLVAFAAATGVMPLDMPESVLVRFTGKMQPGITLRDLVNAIPYAAIQRGLLTVAKQGKKNVFSGRILEIEGLPDLKVEQAFELSDASAERSAGGCTIKLNEAPIREYLNSNVTLLKWMIAEGYGDARTLERRIKAMQEWLDKPVLLEADPDAEYAEIIEIDMSQITEPLLACPNDPDDIKPLSEVAGTKIDEVFIGSCMTNIGHFRAAGKLLEKAGALPTRLWVAPPTKMDQSQLVEEGYYGTFGKVGARTEMPGCSLCMGNQARVAEGSTVVSTSTRNFPNRLGNGANVYLSSAELAAVCSLLGKIPTVEEYMQYAALIEQSSSDTYRYLNFNQIDSYQAKADKVA, from the coding sequence ATGTTAGAACAATACCGTAAACACGTCGCCGAACGCGCCGCCGAAGGCATCGTTCCCAAACCCCTGGATGCCGAGCAAGTGGCGGCCTTGGTCGAATTGCTGAAAAATCCGCCTGCTGGCGAGGAACAATTTTTGCTGGACTTGCTGGAAAACCGCATTCCGGCCGGCGTCGACGAAGCGGCTTATGTCAAGGCCGCCTTCCTGGCTGCCGTCGCCAAGGGTGAAAGCGTTTCGCCCATCGTGTCCGCCGAAAAAGCCACCGAGTTGCTGGGCACGATGCTGGGCGGTTACAACATCGCGCCATTGATAGAATTGCTGGATAGCCCGACATTGGGCGCAACCGCAGCCAAGGCTCTGTCGCACATTCTGCTAGTGTTCGATGCCTTCCACGATGTGCAGGAAAAGGCCGATGCCGGCAACGACTACGCCAAACAGGTGTTGCAATCCTGGGCCGAGGCCGAATGGTTCACGTCGCGCCCGCAAGTGCCGGAAAAACTGACCGTGACGGTTTTCAAGGTCAGCGGAGAAACCAATACCGACGACTTGTCGCCAGCGCCGGATGCGTGGTCGCGCCCGGACATTCCGCTGCACGCCAAGGCCATGCTGAAAATGCCGCGCGAGGGTATCACCAACGCCGAACAGCAGATCACTGAACTGAAAACCAAGGGGTTTCCGGTCGCTTACGTTGGCGACGTGGTTGGTACCGGCTCGTCGCGTAAGTCGGCGACCAACTCGGTATTGTGGTTCATGGGCGAGGACATTCCGTACATTCCTAACAAACGCGCCGGTGGCGTCTGCATCGGCGGCAAAATCGCGCCAATTTTTTTCAATACCATGGAAGATTCCGGCGCCTTGCCGATCGAATGCGACGTCACCGATATGCACATGGGCGACGTGATAGACATCTACCCTTATCAAGGCGTTGTCAGGCGCCATGATAGCGACGAAGTGGTTTGTGAATTCGCGTTGAAAACCGATGTGATTCTGGACGAAGTTCGCGCCGGTGGCCGGATTCCGCTGATCATCGGCCGCGGCTTGACCGAACGCGCCCGCAAGGCTTTGGGTTTGTCGTCCTCTACCGTTTTCAAAAAACTGGCCGAAGTCAATGATACCGGCCACCGGGATGGTTCCGACCATCCTTCGGCATTCCCCCCATCCTTGGGGGTCAAAGGCTATACCTTGGCGCAGAAAATCGTCGGTAAGGCTTGCGGTCTGCCAGGCGTGCGCCCTGGTAGCTATTGCGAACCCAAAATGACCACCGTCGGTTCGCAGGACACCACGGGGCCCATGACCCGCGACGAACTGAAAGACCTGGCGTGTTTGGGCTTCTCGGCCGACCTGGTGTTGCAATCTTTTTGTCATACCGCCGCCTATCCAAAACCGGTGGATGTGCAAATGCAGCATACCTTGCCGGACTTCATCATGACCCGCGGCGGCGTTAGCTTGCGTCCGGGCGATGGCGTGATCCATTCCTGGTTGAACCGCATGCTGTTGCCCGACACCGTCGGCACCGGCGGTGATTCGCACACCCGTTTCCCGATCGGGATTTCGTTCCCGGCAGGCTCCGGTCTGGTAGCCTTTGCCGCCGCGACCGGCGTGATGCCGCTGGATATGCCCGAATCCGTGTTGGTGCGCTTCACCGGCAAGATGCAACCGGGTATTACCTTGCGCGATCTGGTCAATGCGATTCCGTATGCGGCGATTCAGCGCGGGTTGTTGACAGTGGCCAAACAGGGCAAGAAAAACGTGTTCTCCGGCCGGATTCTGGAAATCGAAGGCCTGCCTGATCTGAAAGTGGAACAGGCGTTTGAACTGTCCGACGCATCGGCGGAGCGGTCGGCCGGCGGTTGCACGATCAAACTCAATGAAGCGCCGATTCGGGAATATTTGAACTCCAACGTCACCTTGCTCAAATGGATGATCGCCGAAGGTTACGGTGATGCCAGAACCCTGGAACGCCGAATCAAGGCGATGCAGGAATGGCTGGATAAGCCCGTGTTGCTGGAAGCCGATCCTGACGCCGAATACGCCGAGATCATCGAAATTGACATGAGCCAAATCACCGAGCCGTTGCTGGCCTGCCCGAACGATCCGGACGATATCAAGCCGTTGTCAGAAGTGGCCGGCACCAAGATCGACGAGGTGTTTATCGGATCCTGCATGACCAACATCGGTCATTTCCGCGCCGCCGGCAAACTGCTGGAAAAAGCCGGAGCCTTGCCGACCAGGTTATGGGTGGCGCCACCGACCAAGATGGATCAAAGCCAGTTGGTCGAAGAAGGTTATTACGGCACCTTCGGCAAGGTCGGTGCCCGCACCGAAATGCCGGGCTGTTCGTTGTGCATGGGTAACCAGGCACGGGTAGCGGAAGGTTCCACCGTCGTTTCGACCTCGACCCGCAATTTTCCAAACCGTTTGGGTAACGGGGCCAACGTGTATCTGTCATCGGCCGAATTAGCCGCGGTCTGTTCATTGCTAGGCAAGATTCCAACGGTCGAGGAATACATGCAATATGCCGCATTGATCGAGCAAAGCAGCAGCGATACCTATCGTTATCTGAACTTCAACCAAATCGACAGCTATCAAGCCAAGGCCGACAAGGTAGCTTGA
- a CDS encoding ion transporter, with product MKNVYKHSLINEGPSLQTWREKLNEVIFGSETRAGRNFDITLILLILSSVLVVMLDSVEEFHNRYSDELNLLEWSFTLLFSVEYLLRLLCVRHPWLYMRSFYGIVDLLSILPNYIGLICPGTQYTMVVRVLRLLRIFRVLKLSVYLNEATVLMTALVNSRWKIMVFLYAVSMLIVIYGALMYVIEGKDAGFTSIPRSMYWAIVTLTTVGYGDIAPKTGFGQFVASMIMITGYGIIAVPTGIYGVELIKTVKKSNLRNDPCPDCGAIGHDLDADFCKYCGHPLHASDELDA from the coding sequence ATGAAAAACGTCTACAAACATTCCCTGATCAACGAAGGGCCAAGTCTGCAAACCTGGCGGGAGAAATTGAATGAAGTGATTTTCGGCTCGGAGACGCGAGCCGGACGTAATTTCGATATTACCTTGATTTTGCTGATTTTATCGAGCGTATTGGTGGTCATGCTGGATAGTGTCGAAGAGTTTCACAATCGCTACTCGGACGAGTTGAACCTCCTGGAATGGTCATTTACGCTGCTGTTCAGCGTGGAATACTTGCTGCGCCTGCTGTGTGTGCGCCACCCCTGGCTGTATATGCGCAGCTTCTATGGCATCGTCGATCTGTTATCCATCCTGCCCAACTACATCGGCTTGATCTGTCCCGGCACGCAATACACCATGGTGGTGCGCGTGTTGCGCTTGTTGCGCATCTTCCGGGTGCTCAAATTGTCGGTTTATCTGAACGAAGCCACCGTATTGATGACCGCGTTGGTCAACTCGCGCTGGAAAATCATGGTGTTCCTCTACGCAGTATCGATGTTGATCGTCATCTATGGCGCGCTGATGTATGTCATCGAAGGCAAGGATGCCGGTTTTACCTCGATACCGCGCAGCATGTATTGGGCGATTGTCACCCTGACCACGGTCGGTTACGGCGATATCGCCCCCAAAACTGGATTCGGTCAATTCGTCGCCTCGATGATCATGATAACGGGTTACGGCATCATTGCGGTGCCCACCGGGATCTATGGCGTAGAACTGATCAAAACCGTCAAAAAGTCCAATCTACGCAACGACCCTTGTCCAGATTGCGGCGCGATAGGTCATGACCTGGATGCCGACTTTTGTAAATATTGCGGCCACCCTTTACACGCTTCCGATGAACTGGACGCATGA